In Chryseobacterium salivictor, the DNA window ACTCCAGAGAGTTTATTTCCAATAGATGTTGACAGGAAGAATCCTCCCATCATTAATGCGGTAATTCTCGGTGGAGAAAGTTTTGAAACCAAAGATAATCCCATTGGCGAGAGGCATAATTCTCCCAAAGTAATAACTCCGTAGGAAGCGATCAGCCATATTGCAGAAACTTTTACCAATCCGTTGTTTCCGGCATACACAGCGCCAACCATTACCAAACAGGATAAAGCGGAGATAAATAAACCCAGAACAATTTTTGAAGGAGTAGTGGGTTCCTTACCCTTTCTTCGGAGCAACATAAAGAATCCAACGACGACCGGTGTTAAAAGAATGACCCAAGCCGGATTGATCGACTGGAATAATTCGGTGTTATAAAGGGCAACTTCCTGGCTGGGATTGGCTTCCAGTTTTGCGCGTTCATTTTCAGAAATATTTCGGAAATAGATATCCTGGTTCATCTCCTTTACAGGATTTCCGTCAGCATCTTTTACCGTTCTGTATTGATCATCATAAACTGAAACTTCCTTTTTTTCAAAGTTTTTTCCTTTAACACCATCTTTACCGTCAATTAAATTGATCGCACGCAATGGTTCAACTAAAGGTGCGGGAATCGACCGGTCCGTATAGTTATTTGCCCAACGGGTTAAGGCTGTGCCATTTTGTTTAAATACAGCCCAAAACATTACACTTACTGCAAAAATAGCAAGCAAAGCGCCGATAGGTCTTTTATCCTCCGAATTTGCTTTTACATAAAGCATGATATAGAAGTAGATGACCGGAATACAGGCAAATATAAATGCGTCTGTAGAATCGCTGCCAAAGATATTATTAGGGATCATCCATCCGATAAATCCTGCAATGATGGCCGGCAGGAAAACCTTCAACAAAACATCTGAAATTTTGGTATCTCCGTCCTGAGAAGGTTTCAAAATATTAGCCTGTAAAATATGTTTTCTTCCTAACGTGAAGACAAATAAGCCGATAAACATTCCAACTCCTGCGGTCATAAAAGCTGGTCCCCATCCGTATTTGTTTCTCATAAAGGCCGCAATAATATTGCAGATAAATGCACCGATATTGATTCCCATGTAGAAAATATTATACCCTGCGTCTTTATTATTCTTGTAGGGTTCCTCGTTATAAAGGTTGCCTAAAAGGGTAGAAATGCTCGGTTTAAAAAATCCGTTTCCTAAGATCACAAGTCCCAGGGAAGCATAAAAAAGAGGGAGTTCCTTGAATAAACCAATTCCCAGATATCCAAGTCCCATCAAAGCACCACCAATATAAATAGCTTTGATATATCCTAACACTTTGTCGGCTAAAAAACCGCCTAAAAAGGGAGTAAGATAAGTTAATGCGATAAAAGTCCCGAAGATATCATCTGCACTTTTATCATTGAAAGCGAGACCTCCTTTTTCACTGTCGATCATGTAAAGAACGAAGATTCCTAAGATTAAATAGTATCCGAAGCGTTCCCACATTTCCGTAAAAAACAGATAGGGTAAACCTTTAGGGTGTTTGCTGGTTGTTTTTTGTTCCATTTTCAAATTAAATTTTAGCAAATATATATTAATTAAGTTTAAATAAAAAAAGCCCTCTTATGAGAGCTTTCTTAGTTTGTTTAAAACATTTTTTTTAAAGATTTTCTAAAAGAAAATTCGTCATTTTCTGATAGAGTTGCGGGCGGGTTTGTCCACCATAAATACCGTGGTTTTTATCAGGATAAGCCATGAATTCAAATTGTTTATTGTTTTGAATTAAAGCTTCAGAAAATTCCATAGCATTCTGAAAATGAACGTTATCGTCAGCTGTTCCGTGGATCAACAGGTACTTTCCTTTTAATAAATTGGCGTACGTTGTTGGGGAATTATCGTCATATCCGCCAGGGTTTTCCTGAGGTGTTCTCATGAATCTTTCGGTGTAAATGGAGTCGTAATATCTCCAGTTGGTTACCGGTGCCACCGCAATTCCCGCTTTGAAAACATCCGCTCCTTTGGTTAAGGCCAAACTAGCCATATAACCACCGAAACTCCAGCCGAAAATTCCTATTCTGTCTTTATTGATGTAAGATTGTGTTCCGAACCATTTAGCAGCTGCGATTTGGTCTTCGATTTCGTATTTTCCTAAGTTTAAATAGGTTGTCTTTTTGTATTCAGTTCCTTTGTAACCGGTTCCACGGCCATCAACACAGGCAACGATATATCCTTTCTGAACCAGATGATTGAACCACAATCCATTTCCCTGATCCCAGGAATTACTCACCTGCTGGGAACCCGGACCGGAATACTGGAACATAAATAACGGATATTTTTTATTAGGATCGAAGTCCTTTGGTTTCATAATCCACGCGTTCATCTGGTCACCCGCTTCATTTGGAATGGTGAAAAATTCTTTGGTCACCATATTATCTGCCTGAAGTTTTTTCAGCTGCTCTTCATTATTCTGTAACTCTTTTAATGTTTTTCCGTTTCCATCTTTTAAAACATAAGTATAAGGTTTTGCCGCAGATGAAGAAGTTTCGATGAAATACTTATAATTATGGCTGAAGTTCGCACTGTTTGTTCCGCTTGCATTCGAAAGGAGCGTTGTTTTTCCTGTTTCGATATTTACTTTGGAAACGACTTTATTAATGCTCCCTTCCTGCGTGGTCTGAATGAAAACTTCTTTGCTTTTAGGATTAAATCCGTAGTAATTAGTTACTTCCCAGTTTCCTTTTGTGATCTGTTTTTTTAATTTTCCGTTTTGATCGTACCAGTAAAGATGTCTGTTCCCATCCCGTTCGGCTCCCCAGATGAAAGAATTGTCATCCAGAAATTCCAGGGTTACATTATCTGTATCAATCCATCTTTTATCAGATTCGGTAAACAATTTGGTGATAGCGCCGGTTTTGGTGTTTACTTTTAAAACATCTGAGGCATTCTGCAGTCTCTCCGAGGTTATCAAAATAATCTCATCGGCTTTTGCCGTTCTGTAAACATCCGGAATATAATAGTTTTTGAAATTGCTGAGATCCAAAGCCATGATTTTTGCAGAATCCAAACGGTAAAGCTGCGCAGATACCACCGAATTATTCGCTCCGGCTTTTGGATATTTAAATTTCATTTCAGAAGGGTAGAGTTGCTTGCCATAAATGGTTATAGACATTTCCGGCACTTCCGATTCGTTCGATTTAACAAAAATAATAGCGTCAGAATTTTTGGTCCATTCATACAGTTTCGCATGTCCAAATTCTTCTTCGTACACCCAGTCTGCAAGTCCGTTGATGACAGAGTTTTTCTTTCCATCCGTCGTAATCTGGGTAATCCTACCGGAATCTAAATCCTGATAAAATAAATTATTGTCAGCAATAAAAGCCACTTTGGTTCCGTCTGGCGAAAAAGTAGGTTCCTGCACAAAATTACCATTATTAAGAGGGAGAATTTTTCCGGATTTTAAATCTTTAACATCGAATTTACCTAAGAAAGAATGTCTGTAAATCGGTTCACTTTCTTTTAGTAGAAGGATTTTTGATTCTTCATCGTTGAAAATATAAGACTGGAATTTTCCATCGACGATGTTTCCTTCTTTTTTTGTTGTTTTATAGGAGTATTTTGCAATTCCGCCCGGTTCGATTACCGCGTAATTTTCACCGTTTTTGAGTGATGAGATTCCGGAGATTCCTTTGCCTCTGTAATAGCCAGAGTAGATTTTATCCAAGGTAATCTCCTGAGAGAAATAGGCAACAGATGTTAAAATAGAAATTGAGAAGAGGATTTTTTTCATAATAAATTTAGTAAGATTTTCAAAGATAGCAAATTTCTTAAAATAGCGTTAAACTTTCTGGTAATCACTTTTTATGGCAATATAATTGATATTATTTACATAATTAATAAAAAATAATCATTATGGAAACCTATCACTCAGAAAAATTAGTAAAATATCAAATAAATGATCAGGAAATTGTAGTCGGATTTGCTACCTATGAGGATGCTGAGAACTACGCCGCTCAAAATAAAGGCACTTTAGTAGAAGTCGGTTTTAAAGACGGGAATGATAATCCCCAATTAACAAATGAGGCAGAACTGGTCGATAGAAAACTTCATTATGTTGTAGAAGCCGGACCGGAATATCGGTTTATTCATTCGTCAGATCCGGAATTCAGGGATTTTGCTGAACGGCTTCAGGAAAGAAAATCACATCTGGATGAAGAAAGTCCCGAAGAGAAATATATCGCAAATGCAGAAATAGAAATTTCAGAAGACCCTATTATTGTTCTAAAAAATGGTGAATTCGAATCGGTAACTTCCAGAGAACGTTCGAAATATTTAAAGCATGCCCAAGTTTATGAAATAGGAGTTCTAAAAACAATTGAAGCTTAAATTTATAGAAAATGGCGACCAAAAAATATTCTAAAAAAGCACAGGAAAAAATTGGTGAAGTGATGCACGAATTTAAAGAAGGAAAACTGAAATCATCCTCCGGTGATAAAGTAACAGACAGAAAACAAGCCGTTGCAATTGGAATCTCTGAAGCAAAAGAAGCCGGATTAAAAGTAACCAAAAAGAAGAAATAACGCGTAATTTTACTGTTATATATAAACAATGAATTTGATAATTGCTTTTAAATAAGACCTGATTTACAGTATGTCATGTTCCTAATCATTATGGTTGAAACCTATTGGTTTTTTAGGTTCATCGATGACTTTGTAGTGTTCTAATTCTTTTTTTAATGCTTCGATTCTTTGGGTAAAATCTTCGTAATTATTCTGAGTAACATCAAAAATAAATTGTTGAATCTGATTCAGATAATCTCCGGTTAATTTTGAAGAAGCGTCCCGCAAAGAGGCATTCAGCATCTTTTGGGTAATTTCAATCGTTGTTGAATGGTCTTTTAAGTAGATGTTTCTTATCCGTTTTTTCAGACTCTGGGTAAAATCAATCAACATGGTATTTGAAAATACCTGCATTTTTTTGGCGATTTCTAACCAAAATGGAAGTTGATGTGCTTTGTTGTATTCTAAAATTTTCATCAGCAAAGCATTCTCACCAAGACCGTGTGTCATGTGATAAAAAAGCATTTCTGAACGCTCTTTTGTGTTGGGTGGAAATATGGGGATGAACATATCAAACCTACCTGGCGCAAGAAGTTCTTTATCAATTTTCTCAAGGGAATTTGCTGCGCCAACCATTAGAATTTTCTCCTGTTCAAAATGACTGATGTAGTGCAGAATAATTTCTTTGGTTTCTTCATCACAACTTTTTACAGTTTGTTCTTCACTTCGTTCAACCATCAACTGATCAAAGTCTTCTAAAAAAAGCAGCACTTTTTCCGATTTCATCGCTTGGATCAGAAAATCATTAAACGTTATTTTCTGGTTATCCACAAAAGAAGTTCCCAGAAAATGCTTTTTTATTTCTTTGAATTCGTATTCAATAATCTCTGCGATTTTCTTTGCCCAAAATATTTTGCCGCTTCCAGGCGGACCATAAAGGATAATTCCCGCAGGTTTATGAATTCCCCAGTCTTCCACTGAAAGATTACTTAAATAAGGTTCTAAGTTTTGGGAAATAAAGAAAAACAGATCTCGATAACCTATGAAATCTCTTTCGGCTAATCGGGTAGCTTTTCCAAAATAATTGTAAACGAATTCGTAATGGCCTCCCAATTTATGATCAATTCCGAAACTTGAAACCGATGATCTATATTTACCATTGTCAAATAATCTCGGTTGATCTTTCTTGATGATTTCCGCAACTTTTTCGGTCGGTTTGTTGATATTCTCTGCAATATCTTCGATGGATTTGTTTTGGTTTAAGTCTTCGGAATACTTCCTTAGGAAAATAATATTTTCCCGTGCGAATTTTACAAAATCGTCTTTGACTTCAAAGTTGGTAGTTATACATTCTGAAAGTTCCAGATCAAAATCCTGAATAAATTTGATAAAACTTTCGGTAGGGATTTTAAGTTCTTTTGCAAGTGCAGCCAATTTCATATCACATTTTTAAGAGTACAATCAAATGTACAAATTAAATTGTAGAATTTCTTTTAGAAATTAAACCCGAATCGGAAATTAGGGTTCAAAAGTTTCGAATTTTCCATTTTCATAAAAGAAAACAATCTTTTTGATTTTAACTTCTTGATTAACAGTTAATTCAGTTGAGGATTCTGATTTTGGAATCTCTAATCGCTGAGAATCGGATATTTTTTCCTTTTCGATTATTGGTACGCGAATTTTCGATTCTCGTGGAACTTCAGTTTCGATGCGGTCGTCGGATTCTGTGATACCAAAAGCTTCATCATTAATTAAAGAAAACAAATCGGGGAGAGAAGTCGGCTTTTGCTTTTCGGGAGTTGACTTAATTTCAGAAGCGGTGTCGGGTTTCTTCACCATTTCACCTGCACCTTCAATCAGCCATTCCCATTCTAATTCAGGAAAACGGTTTTTAATCTTCATCAGAAAATCCAGTGAGGGTTTATTTCGTCCGGAAGTGATATGAGAAATACTCGAGCGCTGTACTTCGATTTCATCCGCGAATTCTGACAGTGAAAATTCAGAATACGCGATAACTTTTGAAATTCTTTCCTTTAAATCCATATTACAAATGTAAAAATTATTTTACAATAATAAATTACAAATGTTAATCAATAAAAAATGAAGCACATTACAAATGTAAAGCAAAGATATAAACAGTTGATTTACATTATATATACCTATTTACAATATTAAATTATTTGCGCAGATGATCATCATTTTTAGGATTATATTTCAGTTTTCGCGCCTTTTTATGTTCCGGTAAAACAAGCGAAAGGAAGATGCTTCCACCTAATATTCCTACAATAATAAATAAAGAATCAGTGGTTGAAAAACCTAAACGGTCAAGATATTCATGGAATAACATTTTCAAACCGATGAAAGTTAATAAGAGAGCTAATCCTATTTTAAGGAATCTGAATTTATCGATGACTCCGGCTAATAAAAAGAACATAGAACGCAGTCCGATAATCGCGAAAATATTTGAGAAGAAAACGATATAAGGATCTTTGGTGACCGAGAATATGGCGGGAATACTGTCAACGGCAAAGATCAGATCGGTAAATTCTATGATGATAAGAACCAGGAACAACGGGGTCATTTTTGTAATACCATTAATTTTTACAAAAAACTTATTTCCGACAAAGTGATTATGAACCTTAAAATACCTGTTGGCAAACTTAACGACAGGGTGTTTTTGGGTATCGATCTTGTCATCATTGTCTTTATCAAAAAACATCTTGATGCCGGTAAATACCAGGAAAGCGCCGAATACATACATGATCCATTCGAACTTGTGGATAAGTGCCGCACCTAAAAAGATAAAGAGAAACCTCATCACAATAGCCCCCAGAATTCCCCAGAAAAGCACCCGGTGGTAATTCCTTGGAGCCACGCCAAAAGCCGTGAATACCAGAACTATTACGAAGATATTATCTACGGAAAGGGCGTATTCTACTACATAACCGGTTAAATATTCGAGACCGAGATTTTGATTGTATAAATAGATACTGCTTCCCAGATCCCCGGGAATGATTTTAACGGGATGATGATGCCTGGAAATGACCTCCTGCAGTTTTTCGATACTGTCGATGCCATGGAGTAGGTGACCGTAGTGTGTAAGAACAAAATAAAAACACATTGAAAGTGCTACTACGAAAAAACTCATCAAGCCGGCTTGTTTCATAGAAACGGTATCTGATTTCTTATTCAGCAACCCTAAATCGAGGGCCAGAATAATTAAGATAAAGGCAATAAAACCTAATAGGAAAATACTCTCGTTTGTCATATAATTATAAAGAACAAATATAGTCAAATTAAAGAATTTTCGACTCTGTTACAAATGTAAACCATGGTATGATAGATCGGAATACAATAAAAATCCTGTTTATGTTAGTTACCGTCAAATAGGGTTTTCCACACTGTTTTGTACTTAAAGCAAATATGAATATTTAATTTAAGTGAAGCTTATAAATAATTGAATTTAAGTAATTTACATATTTAAATTAAAATTAATGTAATCCACAATTTTATCAACAGACATTGTGACATTTTGAACTGTTTAATTAATTTACAAAAGTTAATTTTATTTTTAGAAAAGAAAAATCTAAATTTGGAAATTGTAAAATTGAAACAGATTATGTCAAACTTAAAATACCTGCAAAACCCTGATTTCCCAAACCGTTATATTTCCCCGGAAAAATTATTTAATTTCCTGCAGGCGAATTACAGCGATCAAATTAAAGAGATCGGTTATTCTTATTTAGAGAAACCTATCTTTAAAATGAGTCTGGGAACTGGTACAGTTAAAATCCTCGCATGGTCCCAAATGCATGGAAATGAATCGAATGCCACCCATGCAATGCTTGATTTATTGGAAATATTTAAACATCAGCCGGAAATAGGCGAGGAATTGTTCTCAAAGATTTCACTTGATTTTATTTTCATGCTTAATCCTGACGGTTCAGAAAAATGGTCCAGAAGAAATGGACTCGATATCGATCTTAACAGAGATTTTCTGAAACTTTCCAGCAAAGAGTTTCCTATGCTCAAAGAACTGGCTCAGAATGGATCTTATAAGTATGCCCTGAACCTCCATGAACAAAGAACGATCTTCAGTACAGATGGAATTCATCCCGCAACCCTGTCTTTTTTAGCGCCTTCTCAGGATCATGAAAGAACCGTTTCTGAAACGAGGAAAAAAGCAATGGCAGTAATTTCTAAAATTTACCAAAAACTGAAGACTCAGATTCCGCATCAGATCGCGAGGTATTCAGATGAATTTTATCCGACTTCTACGGGAGATAATTTTACAAAATTCGGGATTCCAACCATATTGTTTGAAGGCGGTCATTTTCAAAATGATTATAAAAGAACAGGAACCCGTAAATATTACACACTTGCTTTATATGAAGCGCTGGTGGCAACTTCTGAATTAAACGGTGCCACAGATGGTTGGGAAATCTATCAGGAGATTCCGGAAAATAAAGAATCTCATTATGATCTGATTTACAGAAATGTAAAACTGAATACCGATTTTGAATGTATTTTAGATGTCGCCGTTCAGTATAAGGAAGAAATAAAACCCGGCGCTGACGAAATTTATTTCATTCCCATCGTTGTCGAAGTCGGTGATATCGGCAAAAAGAAAGGCTGGAAAGAAATTGACTGCACAGGGAAAACCTTTGTTTCCGACAGGAAATTCCCCAAATTAGATGAAGAAGTCGATTTCAAAATAGTATAACAAAAAAAAGCGAAGTCTGCAGACTTCGCTTTTATGTTGAATTATTGATAAGATTTAATTGACGACTTTGATTCCGCTCGCCATAAATCTGATTTCTTCTTCAGGTTTCGTGATCGCATCAATTTCTGACTGTGGTTTTTTTGCATCTTCGGCATAGTGCTTTTGTTCGTCCACAGAAGTAACTTTCATCTCTGCGTTTCCTTCCAATACAACGGTTTTTCCTTCCAAAGCAGTAGGAACGAAGAAGCCGTAATCTTTCATCTTTACGAAAAATTTCTCGTTATTATCGGTTTCAACCGTTAACCAGCATCCTTTTTTATCGCAAACTTTCGTTACTTTTCCTTTAACTGCTACGTTTTCTACTTTTGCAGATTTTTTTAATTTCTGATCTAATTTCTTAGTTGTTAACGCAGATTTTTCTGCTTTTGCAGAAACACCCGCTCCGTACACGTCTCCCACCAAGGCCTTACCTTCGGGTGGACCGGCTTTTTTTGCTTCCGTTCCCTGTGCAAAAGCAATGGTGGAAAGCATCAGGGATAATAAAAGAACAAACTTTTTCATTGATTTAATTTTTACAAAAGTATAAAATATTTTTTAATCAGAATTATTTAAGAATCAGCTATTTGTGATATTTCCAATATACTTGCAATCAAAATGTTAAATTCCTTATATAAAATTTATATATTTATCCCTTTCAAAATTGAATTCGAAATAAGACCGCTTTTTTATTTAACGAAAAATTTACATTGAAATAATAATTAATATAATTTTAGCAGAGAGAAATAAATCCAGTTTTCTCTTTAATCTCGATCATCTATGAATAAAAAACTTAAACTTTGGGATGCAACCATGCTCGTAATGGGCTCTATGATTGGAAGCGGAATTTTTATCGTCAGTTCAGACATGATGCGGAATCTAGGCTCCGGATACTGGCTGATTGCCGTCTGGATGATTACCGGAATCATGACTATTGCCGCCGCTATTTCATATGGCGAACTCTCGGCAATGTTTCCAAAAGCTGGCGGACAGTATACTTACATTACCGAAATATTTGGGAAAATGCCTGGGTTTCTTTATGGCTGGGGGTTATTCACCGTTATCCAAACCGGAACGATCGCAGCGGTAGCAATGGCTTTCGGGAAATTTACCGCCTATCTCGTCCCGGCACTTAATTCCCAACCTATTTTTCAAAGTGGAGGATTCAAAATTACCTGGATTCAAATTCTCGCCATCGGGATTATTTTACTGCTCACCTATATTAATTCAAGAGGTTTAAAAAACGGAAAAATTTTGCAGGATGTTTTTACCTCATCGAAAATTATCGCACTTTTAGGGATTATTATTTTCGGAGTTATTTTGGTGAAGAATTCCCAATGGGCAGAAAACATGAGTTTCGGCTGGAATGCTTTCCAGGATTTTGGTACAGATACAGGTAATACATTGGAACCTACGACTTGGAAATCAATCGGAGGAATCACCCTTTTAGGCGGAATCGCCGCTGCTATGGTTGGTTCCGTATTTAGTTCAGTGGCCTGGGAAAACGTGACGTTTATGTCGGGCGAAATCGAAAATCCAAAGAAAAACGTGGTGAAAGCCATGGTCCTCGGGACCTCTGTTGTAATGGTTTTGTACCTTTTTGTAAACTTTGTTTACCTGCATGCGCTCGATCGAAACGGGATCGCATTTGCAGATAATAATCGCCCTGCGGTGGCGGCCTCCGAAGTTATTTTCGGAAGCACAGGTACCGTCATTATGGCGCTTTTAGTCATGGTTTCCACTTTCGGATGTATTAACGGATTGGTTTTAGCCGGTGCCAGAGTTTTTCAGACCATGGCAAAAGATGGTTTGTTTTTCAAATCAGCTGCAGAAAATAATCAAAACGAGGTTCCCGGTAAATCCCTTTGGATGCAGGGAAGTTGGGCATGTTTACTCGCACTTTCCGGGCAATACGGTGATTTGCTCGATATGATTTCATTCATCATTGTACTGTTTTATATGGTCACCGTTTTCGGCGTAATCTGGATGAGGATTAAACAGCCAAATACCGACAGACCCTATAAAACCTGGCTTTACCCAATCACGCCTATTATTTATTTACTGATAGGAAGCGCATTTTGCGTCCTTTTAATCATCTTCAAACCACAATATACCTGGCCGGGATTCATCCTTATATTAATCGGAGTTCCCGTGTATTGGTTCATCAACAGGAGAAAATCAAATTAGTAATCTTTAGGTCAATTCATTTTCAGGAGCAACAAGATTTTTACTTCTTACAAATTCAGTCCCGCTCTCCGTTATATCTCTGGCTTTTTGCCAAAAAAGCCAGAGGATACCGCTGCGATCGGGGCTAAAAACGTATTTCAGGTTTCTTTACGAAAGTTCAGCACGGATAATTTTATTGAAAATGGAAGAACTGTTATGAAGAAATAATCATAGGCCCAGGTATTGTTTCAACAGGAGCTGATAAAAACTTATTTACACTTTACGAACCACTTTAAAAACTGTTCTGACTTTAGTGATTAAAAGAGAAAAGGCCTGCTTAAAATTTCAGCACATTCTTATCATTTCCGAAAAAAATAAGTAACTTTCGAAAAAGAAATTATGTCAGAATTAGTGCCTGTTTTTCAATCTTCTTACCTGTACGAAATTGAAGTTGCCAAAACAAAACTCGCTTCTCGGGATATTCCAAGTTATATAAAAAATGAATTTGTAAATAATATTGCGGTGTTTCCTATTTCCCAAAATTATTATTTATTGGTGAGCGAAAGAGACTTTGAGGCCGCAGAAAAAGTCCTTCAGGAAAATGATGAAATCTCCGAAGATGATATGTAGCATTTGTTTCTTTAATTTCAGAAAACCCAAAAACAACAACAGATAATCAGAGGATTTATGGCTCACAATCATTCCCATGACCATTCGCACCAGATGAATGTAACCAATTTAAACCGTGCTTTCTATATCGGTATTGGATTAAATTTGGTTTTTGTGATCGTGGAAGCAGGTTATGGTTGGATGTACAATTCGCTTTCTCTGCTTTCTGATGCAGGACACAATTTAAGCGATGTAATGAGCCTGGTTTTATCTTTAATTGCTTTTAAATTAGTAAAAAGAAAACCTACGTCAACCTATACTTATGGTTTTCGCCGGGCCACGATTTTAGCCTCGTTGATCAATGCTGTTTTACTCATCTTTGCGGTCGGATTTATCATTTACGAAGCGGTTGGCCGATTCATGAATCCTCAGCCACTGGAAGGTGGAGTAGTTTCTGTCGTCGCATTTGTCGGAATTTTTGTGAATGGAATTACGGCGTGGCTCTTTCTGAAAGATAAAGAAAAAGACCTCAATGTGAAAGGCGCTTATCTGCACATGGTTGCTGATGCTTTGGTTTCCCTGGCAGTGGTCATTGGCGGAATTATCATTATCTACACCAATTGGTTTTGGCTGGATGCGCTGTTGAGTATTTTAATCGGCATCGTAATTTTGGCCGGCACCTGGAGTTTGCTGACTCAAAGTTTAAAATTGTCCTTAGATGGCGTTCCCGAAAATATAAATCCAGAAAAAGTAAAACAAGAAATTCTCAAAATAGAGGGAGTGATCGATTTTCAGCACGTTCATATTTGGGCTTTAAGTACCACTGAAAATGCCTTAACAGCTCACCTTCAGATTTCTGAAAACCTAAGTATTCCCGAAATTGAAAATCTGAAAGCAACCGTGAAACACGAGTTGGAGCATCTTCAGATTAAACATTCCACCATCGAAACCTATTTTGGAGAAAAGCATTTTGAAGAAGATGCTTTTTAGAAAAATTCAATATCACGTATTCTTAGCCGGCGCTTTTCAGGAAATATAAATTTTGATT includes these proteins:
- a CDS encoding peptide MFS transporter, giving the protein MEQKTTSKHPKGLPYLFFTEMWERFGYYLILGIFVLYMIDSEKGGLAFNDKSADDIFGTFIALTYLTPFLGGFLADKVLGYIKAIYIGGALMGLGYLGIGLFKELPLFYASLGLVILGNGFFKPSISTLLGNLYNEEPYKNNKDAGYNIFYMGINIGAFICNIIAAFMRNKYGWGPAFMTAGVGMFIGLFVFTLGRKHILQANILKPSQDGDTKISDVLLKVFLPAIIAGFIGWMIPNNIFGSDSTDAFIFACIPVIYFYIMLYVKANSEDKRPIGALLAIFAVSVMFWAVFKQNGTALTRWANNYTDRSIPAPLVEPLRAINLIDGKDGVKGKNFEKKEVSVYDDQYRTVKDADGNPVKEMNQDIYFRNISENERAKLEANPSQEVALYNTELFQSINPAWVILLTPVVVGFFMLLRRKGKEPTTPSKIVLGLFISALSCLVMVGAVYAGNNGLVKVSAIWLIASYGVITLGELCLSPMGLSLVSKLSPPRITALMMGGFFLSTSIGNKLSGVLASFWYEYDNKAYFFIVNFGLLLIATLLGLSILKRLNKIMKEKGVN
- a CDS encoding S9 family peptidase, which encodes MKKILFSISILTSVAYFSQEITLDKIYSGYYRGKGISGISSLKNGENYAVIEPGGIAKYSYKTTKKEGNIVDGKFQSYIFNDEESKILLLKESEPIYRHSFLGKFDVKDLKSGKILPLNNGNFVQEPTFSPDGTKVAFIADNNLFYQDLDSGRITQITTDGKKNSVINGLADWVYEEEFGHAKLYEWTKNSDAIIFVKSNESEVPEMSITIYGKQLYPSEMKFKYPKAGANNSVVSAQLYRLDSAKIMALDLSNFKNYYIPDVYRTAKADEIILITSERLQNASDVLKVNTKTGAITKLFTESDKRWIDTDNVTLEFLDDNSFIWGAERDGNRHLYWYDQNGKLKKQITKGNWEVTNYYGFNPKSKEVFIQTTQEGSINKVVSKVNIETGKTTLLSNASGTNSANFSHNYKYFIETSSSAAKPYTYVLKDGNGKTLKELQNNEEQLKKLQADNMVTKEFFTIPNEAGDQMNAWIMKPKDFDPNKKYPLFMFQYSGPGSQQVSNSWDQGNGLWFNHLVQKGYIVACVDGRGTGYKGTEYKKTTYLNLGKYEIEDQIAAAKWFGTQSYINKDRIGIFGWSFGGYMASLALTKGADVFKAGIAVAPVTNWRYYDSIYTERFMRTPQENPGGYDDNSPTTYANLLKGKYLLIHGTADDNVHFQNAMEFSEALIQNNKQFEFMAYPDKNHGIYGGQTRPQLYQKMTNFLLENL
- a CDS encoding DUF6496 domain-containing protein, producing the protein MATKKYSKKAQEKIGEVMHEFKEGKLKSSSGDKVTDRKQAVAIGISEAKEAGLKVTKKKK
- a CDS encoding ATP-binding protein, whose product is MKLAALAKELKIPTESFIKFIQDFDLELSECITTNFEVKDDFVKFARENIIFLRKYSEDLNQNKSIEDIAENINKPTEKVAEIIKKDQPRLFDNGKYRSSVSSFGIDHKLGGHYEFVYNYFGKATRLAERDFIGYRDLFFFISQNLEPYLSNLSVEDWGIHKPAGIILYGPPGSGKIFWAKKIAEIIEYEFKEIKKHFLGTSFVDNQKITFNDFLIQAMKSEKVLLFLEDFDQLMVERSEEQTVKSCDEETKEIILHYISHFEQEKILMVGAANSLEKIDKELLAPGRFDMFIPIFPPNTKERSEMLFYHMTHGLGENALLMKILEYNKAHQLPFWLEIAKKMQVFSNTMLIDFTQSLKKRIRNIYLKDHSTTIEITQKMLNASLRDASSKLTGDYLNQIQQFIFDVTQNNYEDFTQRIEALKKELEHYKVIDEPKKPIGFNHND
- a CDS encoding helix-turn-helix domain-containing protein produces the protein MDLKERISKVIAYSEFSLSEFADEIEVQRSSISHITSGRNKPSLDFLMKIKNRFPELEWEWLIEGAGEMVKKPDTASEIKSTPEKQKPTSLPDLFSLINDEAFGITESDDRIETEVPRESKIRVPIIEKEKISDSQRLEIPKSESSTELTVNQEVKIKKIVFFYENGKFETFEP
- a CDS encoding TerC/Alx family metal homeostasis membrane protein, coding for MTNESIFLLGFIAFILIILALDLGLLNKKSDTVSMKQAGLMSFFVVALSMCFYFVLTHYGHLLHGIDSIEKLQEVISRHHHPVKIIPGDLGSSIYLYNQNLGLEYLTGYVVEYALSVDNIFVIVLVFTAFGVAPRNYHRVLFWGILGAIVMRFLFIFLGAALIHKFEWIMYVFGAFLVFTGIKMFFDKDNDDKIDTQKHPVVKFANRYFKVHNHFVGNKFFVKINGITKMTPLFLVLIIIEFTDLIFAVDSIPAIFSVTKDPYIVFFSNIFAIIGLRSMFFLLAGVIDKFRFLKIGLALLLTFIGLKMLFHEYLDRLGFSTTDSLFIIVGILGGSIFLSLVLPEHKKARKLKYNPKNDDHLRK